cctgtggtgtagtctgtatcagtctctgtagtgtagactgtatcagtctctgtactCTAGACTGTATCGGTCTCTGTAGTGTAGACTGTATCAGTCCTTGTACTCTAGACTGTATCGGTCTCTGTAGTGTAGACTGTATCAGTCCCTGTACTCTAGAATGTATCAGTGCCTGTACTCTAGGTTGTGTCAGACCTTGTATTGTAGACTGTATCAGTCCCTGTACTCTAGACGGTATCAGCCCATGTAGTGTAGACTGTATCAGTCCCTGTATTGTAGACTGTATCAGTCCCTGTACTCTAGAATGTATCAGTCCATGTAGTGTAGACTGTATCAGTCCCTGTAGTGTAGACTGTATCAGTCCCTGTAGTGTAGACTGTATCAGTCCCTGTAGTGTAGACTGTATCAGTCCCTGTACTCTAGAATGTATCAGTCCATGTAGTGTAGACTGTATCAGTCCCTGTAGTGTAGACTGTATCAGTCCCTGTACTCTAGAATGTATCAGTCCATGTAGTGTAGACTGTATCAGTCCCTGTAATCCAGAATGTATCAGTCCCTGTATTGTAGACTGTATCACTCCCTGTATTGTAGACTGTAACCGTCCCTGTAGTGTAGACTGCATCAGTCCCTGTAGTGTAGACTGTATCAGTCCCTGTAGTGTAGAAGGTACATTCTGTACATTTCTCTTCTTTTTAATCCATGCGTAAACAATGACAGAAGCCTAATGAGTATCCCTAAATACAGTCTTTTCCTCTTCACACAACTTTGTTTTGTTAAATAATTTCCAATGTTTACTATGACGCTGACAGATCTAATGTTGGGCTCTCTTTTATCACTCTCTTCCTGAGGAGATTCCTCCCTGCGCTGTAACTACATCTGGCCATTGTATCACACAGCCACAGCTACAGTTACAGAGGATCACTAATCTACCAGCTGTTATAGTAAGATTGTACCCTTTCCTTTTTACATGAAAAGTCCTGCTGCATCCCTTTCACACAGGGCTGAgtctcaaacggcaccctatttcctatatagtccacttcttttgaccaggccctCTAAAGTAAggcactactgtatatagggaatgggtgttatttgggacacaaccagaaGCAGCTGAGAGCCATGTAGTCTAAGACTAAGGTATTATTTtaggccctctctctccctctctctctctctctctctctctatctctctctctctctctctctctctctctctctctctctgtctctctatctctttctctatctatctctctctctctctctctctctctctctctctatctctgtctctctatctctttctctatctctctctccctctctccctctctctgtctctctccctctctctgtctctctctctctctctctctctcttgcctcaaAATTAACTTgtacccttacacacacacacacacacacacacacacacacacacacacacacacacacacacacacacacacacacacacacacacacacacacacacacacacacacatagacacacacacacacactaataactTACTGTTGAAATCATCTGAGCCTTGAGTCATCTGTCCAACAGTACTCATGTGACCTACTGTCATCAGTATGAACATCTAAATACTGTGTTCCAGAATGGAATAGAGATAGATAAACACGTCAACAGATCCATCTCAAATGGGATATATTTTGTTCAAACTTTGTGTGGCCAGGAATCTTCCAGTCGGGTGTACAGCTATTTGTATTTTCAAATTGGCTCTATTACACTGTACCAGACACCTTCACTGCACGTTTCTATTGGGGGTTTGATCCTACCAACATTTCTAGTGGGAGTTTGATCCTACCAACATTTCTATTGGGGGTTTGATCCTACCAACATTTCTAGAGGGGGTATGATCCTACCAACATTTCTAGTGGGAGTTTGATCCTACCAGAATTTCTAGAGGGGGTATGATCCTACCAACATTTCTAGTGGGAGTTTGATCCTACCAGAATTTCTAGTGGGAGTTTGATCCTACCAGCATTTCTATTGGGGGTTTGATCCTACCAACATTTCTAGTGGGAGTTTGATCCTACCAGCATTTCTAGAGAGGGTATGATCCTACCATCATTTGCAACTGTGATGAACTTGGCATCCCACCCACTGTGCAAATGTTATACAGTGTAGGCAGTGGCCTGTTTGCATTGTCCTGCCTAAATGGGATGTCGGTGGAGAGTTGGCCCACAGTTCCACCTGTTTCAGCTGTTTTCGCCATTAACCCCAATCAGTATATCTGCTCTCTTTCCTGCCAAGGGAACGTGGCTGTCGGCTAACTGTCGCACACTGAAACAATCTCCGCTTGAGTACCCACCAAAGGGAGTGACTCCACAGGTTCCACAATGCCTTGCGTTTCCTAAGTTACGCACTGCCGCAACTATGTGGCCTTCAAAATGGGAAATGTTCAAGACcaaaaaaaaggaaagaaataCATATCCTGTGTGACCTCTAACACTGGTCCTCTCTGACCGTCTAAAAGCATTCACATCCCAGTGAGGTATGTCTGGTGGTCTTCTGCCAACAACAAGCATAGATCACGAAGAGCTCCTGGGACTCCAAGGGCTAGCTACTTGACCACTGGGGTTAGCCTTCCTTCCAGAAGAGCATTTTGAAGTGCTTAGCTTTCATTTGTCTTATTCTGTCCAAGTCAGGGAGAAATGTGTTATTGGAGCAGATACTGTCCACTTTTACTTGGGGTTTAGATGGAAAAGGTTCCCAATGCCCCCTGTTGCTATTCAAAATATCACAGGTCTTCAACTCCTGCCAGTCCTGTTATGACTCAAACTACTTAGATTTTGTGTAAACACATCTGAACATAGAGTCAATGTATGTATGGATGTACAGTAATCCTCCAAAATCTACATTCCATatcagagtatgtgagcggagttGAGCAGTATACAATCGCGCTCATCGCTCATGAAGCCGGGCTTGCCCAGTGAGCCACCTCCTTTCCAACCGCTCCGCTAAAAACAGTTCAGAACTCACAGGAAAAGAAACTGCCGCTCCAAATTCGCTTCATTCTTTAAAATCACAATTCagccaacacccatctatttttgTGTCTACCTGAacctaccatttggttttgaagtattgaaaccaaaccatatgatttgaatgaaaagtatttgaataaCACGAAAAGTTGAATGTAAGAAGCCTCATTATTTCAAATAgtctacatgtcatattaaacatcaTATCAACTCtgtaaataggtcaggagccagacagggagtcTAAGAAGGAAGGAAAATGAATtgtttaggctatattatttcaaggctatagcccaCAAATAAATGcattgtgaagcatttgtgaGTCCAACACACTAGGCTGGCAGGGACATTAAgcgctcagcatttaaacaacattttgttgtattaaatcattatagtctataaattgCGCCTATAGGCTGTGTAAATACAAATGAAATGAAAATGCCTTACTAGGCTCaatctacagtgcctttgaatacatttttagaaACAGGAGTTTGGCCAGAATCTGGGGCTTCAGGCTCATGCGATCGTGCCTGGAGAGCAGGTCGGCAGCGGAGAATATCCTCGCCGCGCTTGCAGGGCCGCTGGGGATGCTCAACACCATTTTGGCCACTCTTGCCAATAGCTAGGCCTAATGGTTTTTTAGGCTaaataacccaatcaaaacgGAAAGCTCATTGAAAGTTGGAATATGCcaggcctattgggccaaaatcaattatggcctattgtatagataatatAACCACAATGAAAGAAACTTTTAAGAGATCTGTTTTtagtttataaatactttgctacaattaCACACTTAATTATCTACCCAATGTGTTCCTTTATTTTAGTATGTGCACGTAGTAAGTAGCCTATaccatcatgctttggggatatGTGCCTTTTCAGATTCATCAATGAGTATTTAATTGTGGACATTACATATTTGCACTgcctctcttgctcttggtcctcatctttgtaagtcaccttgattttgcaCTTCTGTATTtgatcagtttctttatgaaCATATTTAGCGAACTCCATGACCGTAGCTAAAGCAAGgagctatagcagcacacaagtagaccaTAAATGCATGCTGGTCCGGGTATGCCCTAAACTCGTGAAGTGAGCGCTATTGGAGCGAAATTGGAACGGGCGAGAAGGCGGAGACTTCAGCCTTTGGGAATCTCGCTCCGCACTCCAGTCGAATTGGGTATGCTCCGCTCCAAATtccgctcacatactctgttCCATATCAATTTGGCTTGTACAGTGTTTAAAAGAGTACATTAGTCAGTTGGGCTATCAATTAAAGCTATGGATCCTGTTGACCTGGACCTACGTATTTGTTAGTATTAAATAATGGGTCATTTCGAATGCACGGTAGCGCGTAAGGCATCAGTAGCCATGTTGATTAAATGCTCTGCTATATGTCTGTGTCTGACTGCCAAAGCAATGCAAATAGGCCTAACCTTGGTCAGATTATTAACGTATACTCTGTTAAACACTAGGCATTGGTAAAGCCAAAAGCGCTGTCAAATATCCATGTTTGCGATCATCAAAGAACGCAATTGTTGCAGCAAAACACAGAAGTTTGTCACAGATCATTGTTTGTCATTTTATGTACTGAGAAATGTGACTACATTAATAGCTGAAAGCTCCCACGTGTTGTGTTAGTCTATGAATAATATGTATTAATGTCTCATGTCTTGTTATTCTTAAACGTTTCAAGTTAAAGAGGAAAATATACACATTAATCTTCAGCGGTCAATATTGTCCCTACTGTCCCAACACGTGGAGAATCCAACCAAGACATCATGCAATCATTTCAAATGAGAACAAGAAGGCAATTTTAAGGTTTTAATTCAAATCAAAACAATGTTTATAACCAAATGTATCATATTAGAGTAGTACAATGCATAAATATGCGTTGGCAATACAATAAAGAATATGAGCAAATACGTGCAGCGTTGCTGCTCATTGAACTGAGCCTGTCGTTATCCAATCATCGAGGAAAAATGGTCACGAGTCCCATCACGCCTCCTTCACGTATGTCCTCACCGCAACCACATCCCCCATCACGCATTTCTGAAaggatgaggagggaggaaggtgaaaggagaagaaaggagaacagaggggaagagggaaaaaGAGTTTGTTGGTCAGAGTTGAGATGTTTCAGGTGCAGGCTAGGAGCCAGGAATACACATTCCAGCATATGTTGTAGGTTTGAACACGATAAAACACTTGTTCAGTCAAAAATGCATGAAGTGTTAAATGTAAAAGGGTTGAGATTATAAATTCAAGTGTGATTTAACTTTCCCAACCAGTTTTATTGGCAACATTTCAACTTTATTGTTATACAAAGTTTAGTCAAATTACTTTCTCATATCATAAATTATTTGACAGTAATCTGTCAAATGCAGAGGTTattaacaaataaacaaacactaCAAACAATCAACAAAAAGACTACAGGACCATGTAGGCTATTATAAAGTCGTTTTTTAAAATAAGAAATTAAATAAACTATTCCTTACCGCTATCAACTTTCCATCACcagttacctctctctctattatcgTCTCTTTGCCGTCCCAGTTCTGTTTTTGCACAAGGTTGCCATTTTCAAGAGTAAAAACGGTCTGAAGATTAAAGGAAAATTGTAAGTTATTTCCAATGACTAGGTTCACCCAAGTCAACGGACTTTCACACATAGATTTTGATCCCAACCAACCATTGTTTTTCTGTCGTCGGCGGTTGTTTCCTCGAAAGGCTCGTTGAGTTTGAATTTAATCTCAACCGTTTTGAAAGTGCTCTGGGATTTCACACAGATCATTCCTTGGTCGTCCATGTTGATGATGAGACTGGGCTTGGTGCGGTTTCCCACCTGTCGAGTCGCGAAGCCAACACCTGCACAGCGAAGAACAAACAAACTGTCAAGTGGGATCTATTGGTCGTGTGGTGGGGTGCAACCAAAAGCATTATCATGCATAATTACTTTTATATAAATACAAATGACAATCTTTATCGTATTATATAAAATATGTTATGTTATCATTATATTTACTCCTATTATACGTTAATCAATAATTTATTCAAGATTACAAAAAATACCATACCCAAAGCTTTCATGTAGTCATCAAAGTTATCGCTGGAAATCATTTTCCAGGTCCCCACAAACTTGTCAACCATCTTTCCAGTTATCTGTAATATCCCCAACAGTGCGATCTATCTTTCCAAAAATCGAATCTACTCTCTCTGATGAGAACGATCCATGGTTTTAAAGGGATCTAGGCGACGCACGCATGCTAATGCGGACCAATCACAGCCACGGACGTCACGGTATGTAGTTCGGCAATTTCCAGTGTAGGAATAATGGTTGGAATGGGTGAAAGGTTTTTGAGTGCCACATCTACTGCTGTGCCAAATTACATTTAGCTTACTATGTAAGAGGCAATGGGTTTCACAATGTCCTTTCAAATGCTGAAAGAGTGTCTATTACTCTGCAAATAGTTCACTGATCACAGGTTAAAAATTATGACAGAGCCAGATAATGTAATCTAGTAGCATACATCTGAATGGACAAAATTATTAAACTTGGtaggcaaaaaaaaaacactttcccATCAAATAAGTTTCATGCTATCTAAAGTAAATAACTTCAAAAAGTGAACGTACTCCCAATTAAACTGGACCATTCAGTAGAGGCCATATGTGGACagctgcttgtcaaacatctcatggcgaaatcatgggcattaatatgtacttggtcccccctttgctgctattacaccttctgtgaaggctttacactagatgttggagcattggTGCGGTGACTCGCTTCCtttcacaagagcattagtgaggtcgggcactgatgttgggcgattaggcctggcttgtagtctacgttccaattaatcccaaaggtgttcgatggggttgaggtcagggagcTGTgcgggccagtcaagttcttccacaccaatcttgacaatcCTTTtttgtatggatctcgctttgtacacaggggcattgtcatactgaaacaggaaagggccttccccaaactgttgccacaaagttggaagcacagaatcatctagaaagtcatcgtatgctgtagcgttaagatttcccttcaccggaactaaggggcccgaaccatgaaaaacagcccaagaccattattcctcatccaccaaacttgacagttTGCCCAATGCATTCGCACATGTAGCGTTCTCCTGtcatccgtcaaacccagatttgtccattggtgaagcgcgattcatcactccagagaacacgtttccactgctccagtccaatggcGGAGCGCTTTACACCAGTAAAGTacacttaggcttgtgtgcggttgctcagccatggaaacccatttcatgaagctcctgacgaacagttcttgtgctgacgttgctttcaaaggctgtttggaactcagtagggaGTGCTGCAATCGAGGACAGACTATTTCTTCCCCCTTCGGTAAGCTTGTGTGGCTttccactttgcggctgagccgttgttgctcttagacatttccacttcacaataacagcacttacagttgaccggggcagctctagcagggcagacatttgacataCTGACTTGTTGGACAGATGGCATCtgatgacagtgccacgttgaaagtcactgagctcttcagtacgggccaatgtatgtctatggtgattgcatggcagtgtgctccattttatacacctgtcagcaacgggtgaggctgaaatagccaaatccactcatttgaaggaatGTCCACATATCTTTATTTACAGTGTATTTCTATAATTGACTTAAAAACAACAAATAACATTTCAATAAAGTATTTTATTATAAACATTCACAAATATACATAGACACATAGAAAAATACTGAGGGAGGGGACTACTTCTTGGCTGTAATTTTGGCCTGGGGGTCCTTGGCCACACATCGTGACTGCAGTGCAGTCAGCATCTCCTTGCTGGTCAGTCTCGCTCCCTTCATCATTAGCCTTTCTCCATCCACTGTAGAGAAAGGGGAAAACACAGGTAAAGAAGTTGTTTCGCTGAGGCACTATAAAAGGTATGCAAAACAAAAAATTGGAAACTGTTACCTGGTACCAAATGGTGAAGACTAGGACCCTAAAGAACCCAACAGGCTAGATTACTACTATGTAGGATAATTATGATTTCATTGTGTAAATACCTGGTCATTGCATCAAATTTCTTTAAGCTTTTACTACAATGGTCACCAACCCTGAGACTAGAGTGTTCCAGGGTGTGCAGAGCAGGCTATTTAATCCAGGCCAACATCTAGAATCAGGTGAGTTAATGCTGGGCTGGCACAAAAGCctgcatatatacatatatatacagtttggacacacctactcattcaaaggtttttctttatttttactatgttctacattgtagaataatagtgaagacatcagaactatgaaataacacatacggaatcatgtagtaatcattttccaacatttgtttaaCCATTTttcagttactacatgattccatatgtgttatttcatagttgtgatgtcttcactattattctacaatgtagaaaatagtcaaataaagaaaaaccctggagtgagtaggtgtggccaaacttctgactggtactgtacatctccaggaccaggacTTGTGACAACTGCCTTGATACACTTAGCCTGAAATCCAGAACCTGTtttgctaacattccactcctagTACCCTGTGTCATTTAGCCATCATTCCCCTCCTAGTACCCTGTGTCATTTAgccatcattccactccttgtacccTGTGTCATTTAGCCATCATTCCCCTCCTAGTACCCTGTGTCATTTAGCCATCATTCCACTCCTAGTACCCTGTGTCATTTAGCCATCATTCCACTCTTTGTACCCTGTGTCATTTAGCCATCCTTCCACTCTTTGTACCCTGTGTCATTTAgccatcattccactccttgtacccTGTGTCATTTAGCCATCATTCCACTCCTAGTACCCTGTGTCATTTAGCCATCATTCCCCTCCTAGTACCCTGTGTCATTTAGCCATCATTCCCCTCCTAGTACCCTGTGTCATTTAgccatcattccactccttgtacccTGTGTCATTTAGCCATCATTCCCCTCCTAGTACCCTGTGTAATTTAGCCATCATTCCACTCCTAGTACCCTGTGTCATTTAGCCATCATTCCACTCTTTGTACCCTGTGTCATTTAGCCATCCTTCCACTCTTTGTACCCTGTGTCATTTAgccatcattccactccttgtacccTGTGTCATTTAGCCATCATTCCACTCCTAGTACCCTGTGTCATTTAGCCATCATTCCCCTCCTAGTACCCTGTGTCATTTAGCCATCATTCCCCTCCTAGTACCCTGTGTCATTTAgccatcattccactccttgtacccAGTGTCATTTAGCCATCATTCCACTCCTAGTACCCAGTGTCATTTAgccatcattccactccttgtcatgCTAAACAGACTGATACCCAGACTATAACCTCCATAGGCCTATATGAAGTAAATGTGAGGTAAAAGTCAGGTTTATTCTACTTACTGAATGTGATGTCCACCACTGGTTCAGACTGGTCGTGTTTCACTTCTGTCATCACCTCACAGTTCATATTGGTCGATCTGGCCTTCTCAGACCCAACCAGGACCAGGAACTCCCTGCAAGGACACCAACATTGAACGTCACACTAACAGGGGATGCACGTCTGTGTGGGTTGACCCCTCACCCGAATAAGATCTATAGATCAATTTCACCCATTTAGAGGATCAAGCAATCTGTCAAATACCTACCAGCCATCCCTTATTCCAGTGGCTCCGGTGATGCTTATAGACTATTTTATAGAATGAGCCTTGTGGCTACACACTCTGCCCAGAGTGGGTGAAAATGTGCATGGGTGATGAAATGTCACTTCCTGGTGTTATCAAATACATTTAACCAAGATAAATATGATAATTAATGTTCTGAATTGTTCAGTGGGGTTGTCCTCCAACATATCATTAACATTACATCCAAAAAGTCGGATTTCGTAACCTAATAAATCCGACAAAAAGCACCGAGCTCTGTTGACATAGCAGTGCAGGTTTCTCGTAAAAATTGGGGATTTTACATTTTGTGGTAATGGTCTTCAAAGTTGTTTCTGTGGGTCACAAACATTTTATTTTGCTTGACAGGAAGCTGAATGAAATGTAAAAGGCTTTGAAAATAAAACGCTTGCTATATGCTCAGTGCTCCGTTTACATATCACAGAGATAATTCTGCCCATTGtacaagggtaaaaactccaatAATTTTTTAacagattatgatagagacatgagGTTTAGACTTTTTCGAGGGTTATCAATTCAATTAACATAATACTTTCCCCATTGGTCAAAATATGCGTTTTTGATTGGCCACGCCACTAGACTGTGTAGATAGTTTGTAAATCTGGAATAAACAGTAATAAACACATTGCGTGATGATGCTTGCCAAATATGACGGTTAGGCACACAGCCAGTTATATTCTTACATGAGCCTATAGCGGGAATGGCAGTGAAGCGGGCACCTGAATGACAAACTCAATCTGACAATCTGAACGGTTTAGGATAGGTAACGTTACAGATTTAAGACAGCTAGGCCTAGCTAGAAACTAATAACCTTCATAAATATGTCTATATCAACAATAAGCAGTACTTTTGCGCAATAATTACTGGTTGCACAGATGAGATAACATTCAACGATAGTGTGATTGTCTGTGTCCTTCTGTGTGGAATAAGAGATGTATTATTTGTCCTACAGTACAGAAGGACCCAAATGTTGTTTCACATCATGACATGGTCAATTATCTTTCATAGACTGAATAAAGCACATGTTGACTAGAAAAATAGATATTAACGTGTCCTAGGTAGAAAAGTGACAAGTATTCTTACCGTGTGGAACGAACATTGGATTCAAACGGACAAAACTGAACAACAATGTTCTTGACCGTCTTAAGCACCACCGTCGTCTTGCTTGAAGCCGCCATGTTTTCGCAACGATGACCTTTCAACCCGGGCGATGTTCAAGAACATCTCGAGTGGAGATTCGACAGAGTGAATATATTTTTTGATCTGTTCTCGTTCATTTATTTACCACCCAGAGTACATCTACGTTACTTCGTTTCACCACCGGGGAATTAGTTCACTCGCGGGTACGGTTTCAGAACCGCCTACATGCTATGATCATTTTTACAGATTTATATCCGCAAATTTACCTAACACGCGCACAAAAAATGTACACCACTAGAGGGGAGTAGTGGATAACACAAGTAAAATCTCGGTAAATTATCACTTTCACCCTATTCTCATTCCGCACAAGATGGTAATAATGGATAAAATATGACTAATAATACGAATTTATCATGATCATAATTTACCAGTAACAATTTTGCACGGTGTGGCTCAATAGGTTTAatagatttttttattattttttaatttcacctttatttaaccaggtaggctagttgagagaacaagttctcatttgcaactgcgacctggtcaagataaagcacagcaattCGAGACATTCatcagcacagagttacacatggaataaacaaaacatagtcaataatacagtagaacaaaggaaaacaaaaagtctatatacagtgagttcaaatgaggtaagataagggagttaaggcaataaataggccatggtggcgaagtaattacaatatagcaattaaacactggaatggtaaatgcgcagaagatgaatgtgcagtagagatactggggtgcaaaggagcaggtggtgaagtaattacaatatagcatttaaacactggaatggtagatgtgcagaagatgaatgtgcagtagagatactgaggtgcaaaggagcaagataaataaataaatactgtatggggatgaggtaggtagatagatgggctgtttacagatgggctatgtacaggtgcagtgatctgtgagctgctctgacagctggtgcttaaagctagtgagggagatatgagtctcaagcttcagagatttttgcagtttgttccagtcattggcagcagaaaattggaaggaaagacgaccaaaggaggaattggctttgggggtgaccagtgagatatacctgctggagcgcgtgctacgagtgggtgctgctatggtgaccagtgagctgagataaggcggggctttacctagcagagacttgtagataacctgtagccagtgggtttggcgacgagtatgaagcgagggccaaccaacgagagcgtacaggtcgcaatggtgggtagtgtatggtgctttggtgacaaaacggatggcactgtgatagactgcatccagatagttgagtagagtgttggaggctattttatagatgacatcaccgaagtcgaggatcggtaggatcgGTAGTCAGTAGATAGGATAGATAGGATAAGTAATGCTGTAATTCAATGCTAGCCTACTTTATAAAATATACAAGTTTATGTAGGCTACATCAAATCATATTCACTTCGTCCAAAATAATATGAGATTAATAAAATGAATAGGTTATTATTGGATTCACTTCATTTCCATTGGACATAATAAATTAGACAAATCCATGTGTATCCTAAATggttaaaaaatatttttcatatTTTATGCCATTCACTTAATATTCAATAAACACTAGCGACTGTTTCTGAATTACTTGACACAGCTGATTACTGTTTACTGAGATTAAATCGCTACTGACATCCTCTG
This genomic window from Oncorhynchus clarkii lewisi isolate Uvic-CL-2024 chromosome 32, UVic_Ocla_1.0, whole genome shotgun sequence contains:
- the LOC139392352 gene encoding large ribosomal subunit protein mL53-like, giving the protein MAASSKTTVVLKTVKNIVVQFCPFESNVRSTREFLVLVGSEKARSTNMNCEVMTEVKHDQSEPVVDITFMDGERLMMKGARLTSKEMLTALQSRCVAKDPQAKITAKK
- the LOC139392044 gene encoding myelin P2 protein-like, giving the protein MVDKFVGTWKMISSDNFDDYMKALGVGFATRQVGNRTKPSLIINMDDQGMICVKSQSTFKTVEIKFKLNEPFEETTADDRKTMTVFTLENGNLVQKQNWDGKETIIEREVTGDGKLIAKCVMGDVVAVRTYVKEA